ggctcGGGCCGGACACCCGGGTTCAtccgtcctcccctcccaccgacCCCCCAGGCCCGACTCCTCGCCGGGGAGGGGTCGGACggcggggggggtcccccggTCTCCCAGGGTGGACGGATGCCCTCCCCTCAAAGACCCCAGACTTCTgtgcccggccgggcccccctccccgtcccctcgttCCCGTCCAGTTCCCGTGGCAACAGCCAATTAACACATTAATTACCCTGTGAGGCCGGGAGTTGGACgggagggtccccccccccccccatcccgaccCCCCCCCTCCGGGAGGAAGGCGGGAGatccgaggggcggggggaggcggtggaGACCCCGGATCCGGATCtcccccccgccatcccctcCGGGCCGGCGCCCCCCTCCCGGGTcgggggctcccgggcccgggtctccccctccccagcctcgaaGACGGATGCAAACGAGTCGACCGATGGTGAACACaaagagttttttaaaaaaacgacgacgacaaaaaaaaaaagggggggggcgaTGGCGGTGAGATGtgcgcgggggcggcgggcggggggggtggtCCGAGGGTCCGTCGGCGTCCGGGCgggcgccgccctccccgccgcccccgccggcccccggcgcgGCGCCCGGgagagcgggcggggggcggacgCCCGCCGGGGCCGTCCGGCGGGCGtccccggaggaggcggcggccggtCAGACCTTGTAGTAGATGTTGGCGGGGCTCTGGGGGGGCATCTCCTGGACGATGTAGACGGGGTGGCCGTAGTCGCCGCTGACCTTCTCGTAGTGAGGGCAGTAGTTGTTCTCGGCAGTCCGGAGGGGGATGATGATGTCGCTGGCCTCGGTGCCCGCcgtgcccccgggccccccgccgccgccgggcccccgccgccggggcccggcccgccgccgcccaggcccagccccccgAGGCCGCCcttggggccgggcccggccagcGTGCGCAGGGACAGGGCGGCCGCCCGGGCCTGGCTGTGTTTGCGGTGGCGCTTCCGCAGCTTCAGCAGCAGCACGGTGAggaagatgatgaggaggaggaagatgacgcAGCCGGCCCCGACGGCGGCGAACACGGCCACCTTGGAGCCGAAGAAGCCGtcggcggccccgccgcccgcgccgCCCGCCTGGTTGACCGTCTctgccgggggggagggaggagcggggcggcggttcaacggcgggccggggcgcgggggcACGGGccggaggacggggccgggggccgggggtcccgcctGGGACGGGGGCTCGGTctccctccgcccggcccggcgGTGGGCGACGGGGCCCGGCGCGTAGCGGGAGCTTAACCGACGCCACGGGCGATGGGTATTGTCGGGatcgccccggggggcggggggcggggggcggggccgggaaggcccgaggcgggaggggcggcgggatCGCCCCGCGCGAGGCGGCgtggccgggctcgggagccggaggccgtgggtcccggtcccggctccgccgcccgtccgccggcgggggcgcctcgggccggccgctccgcttctccgggcctcgggcctCTCTTCCGTCAAACGGGCCCGAAGACGGGCCGggtcccacgcgggaccacccgacggccccgtctccaccccggcgcgctCCGGACGGCGCGCGCTCGACAGATCCCGCGATCCTCTCCCCGCGGCGGGATTTAGGTCAgcgggacgggggtcgggggtgcCGGGAGAGCGGGATCCGTTCTGGGatcgccccggggaggggggcagggtgcGAGGACTTAGGTCAGCGGAGAgggtctgggcggggggggggggggggtcctcctccgggcctcggtttcccccatccgtcaaatggggacggagcccgggagccccacgggcttCCGACGGCGGGGACGTGACGGATAGCGTCGGCGTCGTCTCCCGCCCTCCCGGTTATCGTcgggggggccgccggggggccgggccaacgggggcgcggggggcgggggggacggggaggtccGCGGGGCGACGCGAGCACTCACCGTGTTTGCCGTCCGGGccgccggcgggccgggccccccggggggcCTGGGTGGCCACCCTGACCGTGTTATCGGCCGCCTCCTTGCTCGGCCGGCTGGTGGCCGgctgctccggcccggccccgctgggGTCTGGGGGGGGCAGACGTGGGGGGGGACGGACACCCGCGGCGGTCAGGCTcggtgggggggtcgggggggggggcgccccctccctccctcccgccccccggaagCGGGCACTCACCCTGGCCGACCTTCATGACGATTTTCATGGAGCGGGATTGGCAGACCCCGCCCTCGCGGTTCTCCAGCCCCTCCAGGCTCCCGTTAGACgtggctgggggagacagaggacgggCGGGTCAGGGGGCGCGGGCGGGAGGTTCCCGGGGAAACGATCCGTCCCTTCAGATccgatttatcgagcgctttaccgcgtgcggagcgcgggcctgggttctaatcccggctccgccgggtgaccccgggccggtcgcctcgcttccccgggcctcggttccctcctctggaaaatgggggcggaggccccgagccccacgcgggacggggaccgggtcccaccccgtcggcttggatccgccccagcgtttagtacggcgcccggcgcgtgGTAGTGATGacgtcggtgtctgttaagcgcttactacgggcacagcgctgtcgtaagcgctgggggagatacagggggatgaggtcgtcccacgtgaggctcacggtcttcgtccccgtttcacagatgagggaactgaggcacagagaagcgaagcgaccggcccacagtcacacggctgacaaggggcagagtcgtgagcgcttaaccgatgccgtcATTATCATCGGAGCGCCCGGGCGCAGGCGCGCGCACCCGCGTCGCTCAGGGCAGTCCATCgtgttcaccgagcgcttaccgtgcgcggagcgttGCGCtcggcgcctgggagaggaccccaGCCGGCCAGCCCCCGCCCGTCCCCCACCTACACCGGCGCAGCCcccgggagcccgtcgtgggcaggggaggcGTCCGCCAACTGTCgcgtcgtcctctccccggcgtccGGCCCAGTGCCGCGCACGCCGTCGGCGCCGCCGACTCCGGCGGGAGGTCCGCGCCTCTCGGCGAGCTCCGCCGTCCGGAGCCGGGATCCCCGCATCGCCGTTTAACGTCGGGGTCCCCCTCCGGACGGTcgggtccccgggggccgggaaTCTGGCCCGCCTACTCCGTCGTGgggtcccctcccgagcgcccggCAAATACCACGGACGGACCGACCGTGGGCAGAGCGCGCGCGCCCGCCGGCCGGCTGTCCCGGGCGCTTAGCGATTCCTCctcccgtccgcctccccctccggcccgTCGGCTCCTCGGGGGCGGCCCGTCGTCGtccggtcctctcccgggcgtCCGGTCCACCGCCCCCCGGGCGGGAGGCGCCCGGTAACTACGAGAGGTCGGTCCGACCGtgagcgggccgggccccgcccgggcTCCGCCGTCCGGGGCCGGGCACGCGGCCGGCGGGCCGTcggcgggagggggccgccgggcccccggACTCACAGGTAATGTAATAGTCCTGATGGCGCTTGAACTCCAGGCCCATGTAGTTGGGGCTGAACTCCTGGAACTTGATGGTGAAGCGGATCTCGGTGTCGGGACGGTTGCAGGTGACCAGCACGTTGGGATCCAGGACGGTGCTGCAGGTGGACGCCTGCTCCCGCCGGACCAGGTAGAGCTTGTAGTACTCGTACGGACGGCCGGCCTCCGCCCGCGGGCACGTGATGTCCAGCTTGTCCCCGATCTCGGGGTGGATCACCAGCCCCGTCCCGCTCAGGAATctgcccgggggggaggggagggacgtcAGGGCcgggagtccccccccccccccggagaccccccccccgcccggccctgaGACCACCGGGCCCCCGGAGACGCCCCCGGCGGGCTCGGGCCGTCGCCCCCGGACGCTCCCCTCCTCGGACCCGGGACGGCGGGCCCCCGGAGACGCCCTCGGCGGGCTCGGAACCCTCGCCCCCGGAGACTCTCTCTTGCCAGGCCTGAggccgtcgcccccccccccgagaccctcCCCCCCGTCGTCACTGGGCCCGTCACCCCCAGAGACCCCCTCCCTCAGTGGACCCACGACCGTCACCCCCAGAGACCCCCTCGCACTGGACCCGGGTCCAACACCCCCAGAggaccctctcccgcccccccacccaccgAGCCCCTGGAgacccccccgccggccccggggaccctcccctcccgccggggcCCATCCCCCCCTCCAGGGAACCCCGgagaccttccccccccccagacactcCATCACCCCCCGGAGACCCCCCTCGCCGTGTCCGGGACCGTCACCCCCAGAGACCCCTCTGCTAGGCCCAGGACCGTCCCCCGCAGAccggtctgccgcgtgacctcggggggagtcacctcccttccctgggcctcatttccctcatctgtaaaatggggatggcgaaGGTGAGCCCggcgtgagacggggactggctccaacccgatccgtttggatccaccccggggcttagtaataatgtcggtacttgttaagcgcttacttcgggcagagcaccggcctaagcgctgggggagatgcaggggagcgaggttgtccacgtgaggctcacggtcttcacccccatttgacagatgagggaactgaggcccagagaagtgaagtgactcgcccacggtcccacagctgacaaggggcagagcggggattcgaacccatgacccccgactcccaggcccgggctctttccacagagccgcgctgcttctctacagggtacggtgcccggccccccggatctgccgcttgtcagctgtgggaccgtgggcgagtcacttcacttctctgggcctcagttccctcatctgtcacatggggattaactgggagcctcacgtggggcgacccgatgaccccgtatctcccccggcgcttagaacggtgctcggcacatagcgagcgcttaacggataccaccctTGTTAAATAGCACAACTATGATCACCATTATTCTTATGCCCCTCATGAAGCCCGGGGCTTCATCCCCAAAGATCTGCACAACAGACCTGGGATGGCACCCccagagacccccgccccccggctctgccacttggcagctgtgtgactctgggcaagtcacttgggaagcagcgtggctcagcggaaagagcacgggctttggggtcggaggtcatgggttcgaacgccggctcggccacttgtcggctgtgtgactttgggcgagtcacttaacttctcggtgcctcggttccctcctctgtaaaatggggatcaagaccgtgagccccacgtgggacgacccgattcccctgtgtctaccccggcgcttagaacggtgctcggcccatagtgagcgcttaacggataccaacattattattacttcgcttctctgggctctcagttccctcatctgtaaaatggcgatgaagaccgtgagcctcacgtgggacgacccgatgaccccggatctcccccggcgcttagaacggtgctcggcgcatagtaagcgcttaacagataccgacgttatcatcatcagAGGCCCCCTTGCCAGATGGAGGGACCGTCACCGCCCAGAGACCCCCTCACCGGCCCCAGAACCGTCCCCACCTCGAGTGACCCGCCGAGACCCCCCTCTCCAGGCTCAggacgggacccccccccccaattaaaaAACCCCTTGGGGGCCCAGGACCGTCACCCCCAAAGTTACCCCTCCCTAGGCCTGGGACTTCATCCCCAGAGACCTCATGGCGTcgtggctagggcccgggccggggtaggcagcaggtcatgggttctaatccctgcctcacCACccgactgctctgtgacctcgggcaagtcacttgacggctctgggcctcagttccctcacgtggaaaatggggatggagacggtgagccccagaggggacggggaccgggtccgacccgatctgctcgtctccaccccggcgtttagtccggcgcatagtaagcgcttaactgataccgCTGTGCTCGttattgtgtgactgtgggcacgtcacttctctgtgcctcagttccctcatctgtcaaatggggattcaccgggagcctcacgtgggacgacccgatgaccctgtctctcccccagcgcttagaacggtgctgcgcgcacagtgagcgcttaacaaataccgacatcattatagcgtggctcagtggaaagagcctgggcttcggaggcatgggtcatgggttcgactcgcggctctgccgcttgtcagctgggtgaccgtgggcgagtcccttcacttctctgtgcctcagtgacctcatctgtcaaatggggattcactgtgagcctcccgtgggacgacccgatgaccccggatctcccccggcgcttagaacggcgctctgcacgtagtaagcgcttaacgaatgccaacgttattataacattattattatcatcatctccacaGCAGGCCCAGGATGTCCTCACCgcaggcccccacccccgccaatcGCTGGGCCTGGAACCGTCACCCCCGGGGACCCTGGCCGGACCCGGGACCCGCCCCCAGATGACCCCCTGGACGGGCACAAGGCCGTCACCCCCCAGGCCAGAGGTACCACACAACCCCCACCCCCGTAACCCCGCGGGGCCAGAGAGGGCGGGCAGGTGGCGGCGAGGGGATGCCGGGAGCGCCCGGTGACTCCGGCCGTCAACGcggcggtatccgttaagcgctcgctaggggcCGGGCACCCAGCGCCGGGCGCGGGGCCGGCCGagtcgggtcggacgccgtcccgggcccccgcggggctcgcggaCCCCGTCCCCGCTTTCCGGACGAGGGAggcgcggcccagagaagcgaggccacccgcccaaggtcacccggcgggcgagcggaggggcccgggcggggaggacccgtgacctcccgccctccgggcccgggctccggccacgccGCCGCCGGGCCGCTAGACCCTGGCTCcgtcccgggccggaggagggggctcGACGAGGTCGGACCGGGCCAGGACCGACCCGTCCGGGTCGCCCGCCTCGGggcgggaccccccaccccccgacccctcgcccgggGCCGCCACCCCGGCCGgagcccgccggccccggggaggggcttCGCGGGagaccccccccgaccccccggggggcgtcgggggggcccgggggacccggttggcccggctcccgggccgggcGAGGCCCGGACCCGGGGCGGGGGCACCGAGGCACGGCGGCGCCCCACCCCCTGCCGCCCGGCTTCGGTTACATCAGATAAGAGCCCGGCAGGAAGAGACACCTaagccgggagggggaagggccgaAGGTCGCCCCCggacccggcccgggcccccctccgggccccggatcggccggggggggggacccggcgcggggcgggaggagggggtcccCCGGACCGAGAGGCCGCGGTGCCCCCGGAGAGGGCAGCCCGGCAAGGTcggacgagaagcagcgcggcccggcgggccgagcccgggcccgggagtcggaaggactcgggttctcatCCGGCCTCCGCCGCTCATCTCGGCCGGGCCGGTCGCTCGACTCCTCTGGGCCTGGGTCGctcgactcctctgggcctcggttaccccgtcGGTTAAACGGGGGCGaagagggacggggaccgcgtccgacccgaggagcccggatctgccccggcgctcagttcaGCGCCCGGCCCGAGCGCGAGCGCCCAAGCGATGCCGGAAAAAGTACCGAGAGCCCTGTCGGGGACGGGGATTCCGCCCTACCCGATCAACTCGGATCCACCCCaccgctcggtacggcgcccggcccgtagtaagcgctcgaatgccgttaaaaaaaaaaaaaaccacaagccccacgagggacggggactatcGTCCCACCTGCTTAGCTTcgcttccaccccagcgctcgataCGGCgccgggcacacggtaagcgcttaaacgccacGCAAAAAACGCcgggagccccccgagggacgggAACCCCGTCCAAGCCGACGGgcccggatccgccccggcgcccggcagGGTCCCCGGCACCCGGGggggcgcttaaataccgtaacgGAAAACTACACCGCGGGACGGCGGGCGgcgcgccccccggccccccggccggcccaggCGGGACCCCCGGGTCGCGGATCACCGGGGGGACGGCCAGACGCGCCCGCGCCGAGGGCAGGGCCGGCCGGACCCCGGGGGCGGTCCCGGGCCCCCACGCGCGGCCCGCCCCCCGAAACCTCCGACCGGCCgggagccccccct
This window of the Ornithorhynchus anatinus isolate Pmale09 chromosome 6, mOrnAna1.pri.v4, whole genome shotgun sequence genome carries:
- the EFNB1 gene encoding ephrin-B1 — translated: MGRTGRRPAGRCWLLGLALTLCGLDAPLAKTLEPVAWSSRNPKFLSGTGLVIHPEIGDKLDITCPRAEAGRPYEYYKLYLVRREQASTCSTVLDPNVLVTCNRPDTEIRFTIKFQEFSPNYMGLEFKRHQDYYITSTSNGSLEGLENREGGVCQSRSMKIVMKVGQDPSGAGPEQPATSRPSKEAADNTVRVATQAPRGARPAGGPDGKHETVNQAGGAGGGAADGFFGSKVAVFAAVGAGCVIFLLLIIFLTVLLLKLRKRHRKHSQARAAALSLRTLAGPGPKGGGGTAGTEASDIIIPLRTAENNYCPHYEKVSGDYGHPVYIVQEMPPQSPANIYYKV